The following nucleotide sequence is from Gemmatimonas sp..
ACCTTCACCCGCCACGTCGCGCCCAGCGCATACAAGACCCACGTGCCAAGCGTGATGGCGACTCGCGTGCGCCAGTCGAAGGCGGCCGACGACGTGCGCGGCGCGGGCGGCTCGCGATCCGGCACGTTGCGTTCCGGCATCACGCCGGTCTAGTAGCGACGAGTTCGCTGATCATGTGCGCCACGCGCTCGGACGCGCCGGGCGTGCCCAGCATGCCGCGAACTTCACTCAACCCGGCCTCCGCGTCTGCCCGCGCCGCACTGTGTACCTCGAGCAGCGGCATGAGCGCGTCGGCCACCCGACTTGGCTCGAATGCATCCTGCACGAACTCGCGGGACACCTCGCGGTGCGCGACCACGTTCACGAGCCCGATGTGCGGGATCTTCACGAGGCGACGCGCGATCGCATAGGTGATCGCACTCGTGCGATACCCGATCACATGCGGTAGTCCAGCGACCGCCGCCTCGAGCGTCGTGGTTCCGCTCTTCAAGAGCCCCGCCGTCGCCGCGCGCAGCACGGTGAAGGACGCACTGTGCACGCGTGGGAATGGACAATCGGCTTCACTGATCTGCACCGTCGGCGCGACGCTCACGACCACGTGCAGTCCCGGAATACGCGACTGCAACAGCGTAGCCGTCTCCATGAACGGCTTCAGATGCCGCGACAACTCCGCACGGCGAGATCCGGGAAACACCGCGAGGATGGGACCATCGGCGGGAAGTCCCAGTGCCGCGCGCGCCTCCGACTGCGTCGGCAAGGACTGGGCGCGATCCAGTAGCGGGTGTCCCACGAACGTGGCGTCCACGCCGTGACGACGCAGCAACCCTTCCTCGAACGGCAGGATCGACGCCGCCTTCGTGACCACACGGGCCAGCTTCGGTAAGCGGCCGGCGCCCCACGCCCACACTTGCGGCGTGATGTAGTACAGCACCGGCACCCCGGCCTTCTTCGCGACGTCAGCCACCTTGAGATTGAAGCCGGGATAGTCGAGTAACACCACCAGCTCCACGCGTCCGCTGTTGATGCGCTCCCGCAAGCGGCCGAGCAACGCGTAGTGCTTGGGAATGTGCCGGACGACTTCGGCGAACCCCATGACAGCGAGATTCTCGACATCCTCGATGATCTCCACACCGGCGGCGCGCATGTGGCCGCCGCCGACGCCGACCATCTTCAACTCCGGTGCCATGACGCGCAGCGATTCCGCCACCTTGCCCGCGTGCAAATCGCCGGACGCCTCGCCGACGACGAACAGAATCTCACGCACGCGCTGACTCGTCGGAGGCACGCATGACCTGCTGCGCCTCTTCGATCGCCGTCACGATGCGGAGGGCCGCCTCGAGCGCCTCTCGTCCTTCCTCACCGGTGACCGCCACGGCATTCCGTCCCGCGATCGCGCCGAGGAACTGCGACAGCTCGAGCACCAGCGGCTCGCCGTCCGGTGCCTCGAGGGGCACCCGCTCCACGAACTCCTCGAGCGCACGCGGCGCGCGCGCCAGGAGCATCGGATCAAAATCCCCGCGCAATCGGAAGAACTCGCCGGTGCCCGCCGCGAGATCGAGCGAGATGTACCCACTGCGCTGGAAAATCCGAAGCTTCCGCAAGCGCTCACGGGAAACGCGGCTCGCCGTGATGTTCGCCACGGCGCCGTTCGCGAACGTGAGACGGGCGTTGGCAATGTCGATCTGCGGCGTGAGCACTGGCATGCCCATGGCCTGCACGTCCGACACGCGAAGCCCGACGAGCGTGTGGACCAGATCGAGGTCGTGAATCATCAGATCGAGCACGACGGCCACATCGGAGCCGCGTGGATTGAATGGCGCCAACCGGTCACTCTCGATGAATCGCGGCCCATCGACAAAGGGCATTGCCGCGCGCACGGCGCGATTGAACCGCTCCACGTGGCCGACCTGCAGCAGCACACCGGCCGCGCGCGCTCGAGCCAGGAGATCATCGGCTTCCTCGAGCGTGACGGTGAACGGCTTCTCGACGAAGATGTGCTTGCCGCGATCGAGCGCCGCCGACGCCACGGCATGATGCGCGGTGGTGGGCACGACGATCGAGACCGCGTCCACATCGTCGAGCATCGCCGACAACGACGGATACACGCGGACGCCAAGTTGCGTGGCCACCTCGGCCGCGCGTCCTGGATTCTCATCGACAAACCCGGCGAACCGATCGCCGCACAGATCGCGAAGAATCCGCACATGGTGCACGCCCAAGCCACCGGCGCCGACTACACCGACGCGCGGCGCATCGCTCTTCGAGAAGGCGCGCGACTCCGGAGTCATGGTCGTGGTTCTCAGAATCCAACGCCTCGCTGGCTCGCTTCGATGAAATCGAGGAAGTGCTGCACTTCAGGAAGCATCGTGAGCTCGGCGCGCGCTTTCTCGACACCCTGACCGAGGTTGAGATCGGAGCGGAAGCAGAAACGATAGGCCCGCTTGAGTTCACGGACGACGTCTTCCTCGAAACCCGTTCGCCGCAGGCCCACCGAGTTCAGTCCGAACAGCTTGATCGGATTGCCCACCGCACGAACGAAGGGCGGCACATCCTGCGCCACGCGTGAGCATCCGCCGATAAACGAGTGACGGCCAATTCGTGAGAACTGGTGCACGGCGCACAATCCGGAAATTGTCGCCTTGTCCTCGACGGTCACGTGACCCGCCAGCTGCGTGCCGTTCGAGATGATCACGTTGTCGCCGATATGACAATCATGCGCCAGATGCACGTAGCTCATCAGGAAACAGTTGCGACCGACGCTCGTCGTGATCGAGTGGGCCGTGCCCCGATTGATCGTCGCGTACTCGCGCACGGACGTTTCATCGCCGATGTCGACCCACGTCTCCTCACCGCGATACTTCAGATCCTGCGGATCACCGCCGAGGATCGCGCCGATGCCGATCTGTACGCGTTCACCGAGCCGCACATTCCGCTCGAGCGTCGCACGTGCGGCGACATGCGTACCGTTGCCGATAGTACACTGCGGTCCGATGATCGCCCACGGTCCGACTTCCACATCCTCGCCGAGCTGCGCCGACGCATCGACGAGTGCCGTCGGATGAATACGCGCAGTCATCGATCGCGGACCATCGCCGCCATGTCCGCCTCGGTCACCACCTGTCCGTCCACGGTGGCGACGCCACGCATCTTGCACATCGTGCCGCGGATCTGCAGCACTTCCATTTCGATCCGCAGCTGATCGCCAGGCTTCACCGGACGGCGGAACTTCACGTTATCGAGCGACAGGAAGTACACGACTTTGCTCGACGGATCGGCAATGGTGCGCATGAGGAGCATGCCGCCCACCTGCGCCATCGACTCGATGATCAGCACTCCGGGCATGATCGGATGCCCTGGAAAGTGTCCCTGAAAGAACGGTTCGTTGATCGTGACGTTTTTGAGTCCCACGATCCGCTTCCCTTCCTCGATCTCCAGAATGCGATCGACGAGCAGGAACGGGTACCGATGGGGCAGCACCTGCATGATATCTTCGATGGAATACACGGCGGGCTCCCGGACAGCGTGTTGCACGAGGGCGCGCACCAGGGCGACCGTACCCCGGTGACTCGGTTTGTGAGCGATGATGTGCGCGCGAACGCGCGCACCAGCGAGAACGAGATCACCGACACAATCGAGCGCCTTGTGTCGGGAAAATTCATCAGGCCAGCGAAGCGTGGTATCAACCACGCCGTCCGCATCGAGCACCACGGCGTTGGCGGTGGTCGCCCCCTGAATCAATCCTTTCGAACGCAGCGCGTCCACTTCGTGCGTGAACCCGAAGGTTCGCGCCGAGGCGAGTTCGCGGGTGAAGCTGTCGGCGGTCACCATGCACTGCGTGCGCTGTGTGCCGATGAGGGGGTGGGGGAAATCGATCGTGACGTCGAGCGACAGGCCCATGCACGGGCGCGCCTCGTACACCGACTCACCATCCACCACTCGAATCGATTTCCGCAGCACCAACCACTCGGGACGACCGCCGTTGACGACCAATCCCGCAGCGCGCAGTGCCTCCAGAAACGGCGCGGCGCTGCCGTCCATGATCGGCGGCTCGGGGCCGTCCATCCCGATCTCGAGATCGTCGATGGACAGGGCGCCTACGGCGGCCAGCACATGCTCCACCGTGTGCAACGCCTCCGGGCCACTCCCGAGCTGCGTGCGACGCTCGGCGTCTACCGCGAACTCGACACGCGCCGAAATGGGCGCAGCGTTAACGATGTCGGTCCGACGAAACACGATCCCGGTGCCCGTTGGGGCCGGCCGGAAGGTAAGGCGACACGACTGTCCGAGGTGAAGACCGATGCCTTCGACCACCGCCTCCGCGCCGATCGTGCGTCGCTGGCCTGCCGGCTCGTATTCGGAGCCGGCGACTGCGCCCGGCGTCTTTCCGGCTTTCGCGATCATGTGCCACTCTCGTCAGGCGCGCTGTCGGCGCGGCTGTCGGCGCGGCTGTCGGCGTCGTGGCTCGACAATTCCGGCTTCGCGACCAGCTGCTCGAGGGGGCGCACGATCTTGGCCAGACGGGCGATCGCGGCCGACGCGCGCAGGTGATCCCGGTGGGAGCGCGCCGGATAACCGGACCACGTTTCGCCGGCCGGCACGTTGCCGATCACACCGGCGCCGCCAGCCAGATTCGCCTTTGAGCCGATGGTCACGTGTCCCCCGATGCCAACCTGGCCACCGATTTGGACGCCATCGCCTATGCGCGTGGAACCGGCGACGCCGGCCTGGGACGCGAAGAAGCA
It contains:
- the lpxA gene encoding acyl-ACP--UDP-N-acetylglucosamine O-acyltransferase; this encodes MTARIHPTALVDASAQLGEDVEVGPWAIIGPQCTIGNGTHVAARATLERNVRLGERVQIGIGAILGGDPQDLKYRGEETWVDIGDETSVREYATINRGTAHSITTSVGRNCFLMSYVHLAHDCHIGDNVIISNGTQLAGHVTVEDKATISGLCAVHQFSRIGRHSFIGGCSRVAQDVPPFVRAVGNPIKLFGLNSVGLRRTGFEEDVVRELKRAYRFCFRSDLNLGQGVEKARAELTMLPEVQHFLDFIEASQRGVGF
- a CDS encoding bifunctional UDP-3-O-[3-hydroxymyristoyl] N-acetylglucosamine deacetylase/3-hydroxyacyl-ACP dehydratase; its protein translation is MIAKAGKTPGAVAGSEYEPAGQRRTIGAEAVVEGIGLHLGQSCRLTFRPAPTGTGIVFRRTDIVNAAPISARVEFAVDAERRTQLGSGPEALHTVEHVLAAVGALSIDDLEIGMDGPEPPIMDGSAAPFLEALRAAGLVVNGGRPEWLVLRKSIRVVDGESVYEARPCMGLSLDVTIDFPHPLIGTQRTQCMVTADSFTRELASARTFGFTHEVDALRSKGLIQGATTANAVVLDADGVVDTTLRWPDEFSRHKALDCVGDLVLAGARVRAHIIAHKPSHRGTVALVRALVQHAVREPAVYSIEDIMQVLPHRYPFLLVDRILEIEEGKRIVGLKNVTINEPFFQGHFPGHPIMPGVLIIESMAQVGGMLLMRTIADPSSKVVYFLSLDNVKFRRPVKPGDQLRIEMEVLQIRGTMCKMRGVATVDGQVVTEADMAAMVRDR
- a CDS encoding Gfo/Idh/MocA family oxidoreductase, whose translation is MTPESRAFSKSDAPRVGVVGAGGLGVHHVRILRDLCGDRFAGFVDENPGRAAEVATQLGVRVYPSLSAMLDDVDAVSIVVPTTAHHAVASAALDRGKHIFVEKPFTVTLEEADDLLARARAAGVLLQVGHVERFNRAVRAAMPFVDGPRFIESDRLAPFNPRGSDVAVVLDLMIHDLDLVHTLVGLRVSDVQAMGMPVLTPQIDIANARLTFANGAVANITASRVSRERLRKLRIFQRSGYISLDLAAGTGEFFRLRGDFDPMLLARAPRALEEFVERVPLEAPDGEPLVLELSQFLGAIAGRNAVAVTGEEGREALEAALRIVTAIEEAQQVMRASDESARA
- the lpxB gene encoding lipid-A-disaccharide synthase, with the translated sequence MREILFVVGEASGDLHAGKVAESLRVMAPELKMVGVGGGHMRAAGVEIIEDVENLAVMGFAEVVRHIPKHYALLGRLRERINSGRVELVVLLDYPGFNLKVADVAKKAGVPVLYYITPQVWAWGAGRLPKLARVVTKAASILPFEEGLLRRHGVDATFVGHPLLDRAQSLPTQSEARAALGLPADGPILAVFPGSRRAELSRHLKPFMETATLLQSRIPGLHVVVSVAPTVQISEADCPFPRVHSASFTVLRAATAGLLKSGTTTLEAAVAGLPHVIGYRTSAITYAIARRLVKIPHIGLVNVVAHREVSREFVQDAFEPSRVADALMPLLEVHSAARADAEAGLSEVRGMLGTPGASERVAHMISELVATRPA